In Pseudorca crassidens isolate mPseCra1 chromosome 16, mPseCra1.hap1, whole genome shotgun sequence, one DNA window encodes the following:
- the MKI67 gene encoding proliferation marker protein Ki-67 isoform X2, with the protein MGSTRRLVTIKRSGVDGPHFPLSLHTCLFGRSIECDIRIQLPVVSKQHCKIEINGQEAILFNFSSTNPTRVNGSTFDKPVQLKHGDVITVVDRSFRYENESHQNGSKSPEFPGQRWEQEPSRRVSRSSFPSNLDGKVQDSSARSKFTEDAASGRPVVHGKNVTGAGMVSGGSEDPVAGKTPNSVHSSERSGDNGRNATAPTAGDSQEGSSVTFGISNGELKAFSSRKCLKERDQNESPFRKLYESMKVELDVKSGKVNVLQNRRKSGSQSHCTPGKESTGALQSKTLVSLKSRPKSGQSPQIKADPASGEQGSSQTEGKRSDEPFQTPKETRSPSSVCTEIETLQTTTPEPYSQQSPSRSGRSEDLSVVNGGASLNLDQSEGSRADINTFRPRKFLPSIQTPVKVESFGNTPEKLCPGKRKRNPTNADDLTTETEILHQTISAPLVPQVERKIQSDFLNKPEKLGMAADPVSPGLPGLSSADGSSFGDSTNKMDGVSLKRRRVSFGGRLRPELFDENLPPNTPLKRGETPKQRRSLVTHTPTVLKKIIKEQPQPSGKEDSSEVCLQATAQDAFVRPPAPNAAPASPDAPGQCHSLPKASSISSDSKSPHQTDIPKRGRRKSSNLPSKRASVDRSQHGILQMIYSKRRSGASEANLVVAKSWADVVKLGTKQTQTRAVQRGPPRPLSKRQRRTNNTPKKLTGIVHNQFSTGHANSPCTIIIGKAHIEKVNGPARPYRMLNNFVVNKPMDFSEDLSGLPEMFKTPVKEKPQRMSLCPSTFSNSEDLLGEELPVPHSGGKPLLCASENSGQNVSPGTQDAPKELSDQSSASPALRRQSIKIKIDESITKTPRNVYKTAGAEMETPVSEAMTPKTTSSAKKLRRSMELRSSQAPGVECKNEGPKPDALENVLGRCLRKAPQPEQKLEGDAKESEARTEHMGSKGNSKHTVAVRGPRRASELRCEVAADLTALGSLQETQSEEDQLDIPSLLQTPAHAKEAVDAENRATKMLCKSPRSGTVGTPTRTNTQLKTPAWKADVEDASALGKLTQTPGKTMPRHREPGDDKCIKLFQETPKQKPDPAENVAGSKRRPRTPKGKAPPLEDLAGFKELFQTPDHAKQPMTDDTPTTIPYKSPPAEAVNMPTSSKRCLQTLSQEVYVQENVSALRKPTHSHREPEGGDGGTAVSQEAPGGKLGPAENVIGSKRRLRTPKEKAPPLEDLVGFKELFQTPNHTVEPMSADKIFKMLCQSPQLEPISTPSRKGRLKTPSQKVAVQEDVSALRKPTHSHREPEGGDGGIVVSQEAPGEKLNPVKDATGSKRQPRTPKEKASPLEDLAGFKELFQTPHQAKEPVTEGRTPKMLCRSPPPEPVVTSTSMTRRLKTPSQRVAVQEDPSALRKPTHSHREPEGDDGGIAVSQEAPEERLDPAENVIGSKRRLRTPKEKAPPLEDLAGFKELFQTPDHAKEPRAVVKTPQTLCMSSQPQLIVTPTNRKRWLKTPLGKADVETELSACRMTQTPGETGHSEGEPVDDDKSIKLFQETPHQKLDSSENVNGSKRRPRTPKGKAPPLEDLAGLKELFQTPDHAKEPTTDDRPTNIPRQSPQPEPANTPSRKGRLKTPSQKVDVQEDVSALRKPQQTPGETTHSHREPEGAARGIAVSREAPAEKLDPAENVTRSKRRPRTPRKTAPPLEDLAGFKELFQTPHQAKEPMTKDRTPKMLCRSPPPEPVVTSTSMTRHLKTPSQRVAVQEDLSALRKPTHSHREPEGGDGGIAVSQEAPEERLDPAENVIGSKRRLRTPKEKAPPLEDLAGFKELFQTPDHAEEQMTNEKTTTIPYTSPAVEPVTRRTGRKRRFKSPPGKVDAEELSAPRKPTQTPGGARHSGRERADGDKSIKLSKETPKQKLDSAENINGSKRPPRTPKEKVQCLEDLAGFKELFQTPDHAEEKMTNEKTTTIPYKSPAVEPVTRRTGRKRRFKSPPGKEDAEEPSAPRKPTQTPGDTQREPVCDEKDSKVIKETSRQRLNPAENVIGIKRRLRTFKEKTQPVEDSCSFKELFQKPGQAKEPVSDVKITAVPCQSPPAGPVTRPASRRRRLKSPLGKVALEELSVLREPIPTAGETMHREPEGDENNTKEFKETSRQNPDSAGNVICVKSRRRTFKEKSQPLEDPASFQELFQKPDQASELGNDASAVKRAPKQTADRRRPVEISRRVLRAPKVRFMGDLVGSRDPVQSPGESCISPSPKSKLGEDARVVGRKRLCPTMAAQDPEEEKPLQKKQRTAPRERREPPKPSGVKKRSLRILAQRTKPVGNLPNNDMKTKATDPQGEDTPNKGMSLRTRRPTKTNIEEQRPGSLISAGKMKIKRSEKKSMETSQEMKLQSPEDAAENPTSGGKVQDRRRPLRSGKQNQKALPDATEETARQERVEIPVKKQEEKEVTEYSDFKGLRSRKITLRPRGNTSESGSEQRVTRGARRCANSLQKENDNVGVKKIRTRSHRDSEDT; encoded by the exons GAGTATCGAGTGTGACATTCGTATACAGCTTCCCGTAGTGTCCAAACAACACTGCAAAATTGAAATCAATGGACAGGAG GCAATATTGTTTAATTTCAGTTCCACAAATCCAACACGAGTAAATGGATCTACTTTTGATAAACCTGTACAGCTAAAACATGGAGACGTGATAACTGTTGTTGATCGGTCTTTCAG GTATGAAAATGAAAGTCATCAGAATGGAAGCAAGTCACCTGAATTTCCAGGACAAAGATGGGAACAG GAGCCTTCGCGTCGGGTCTCAAGATCTAGCTTCCCTTCCAACCTTG ATGGAAAAGTTCAAGATTCCAGTGCCCGTTCAAAATTCACGGAAGACGCTGCTTCCGGAAGGCCTGTGGTGCATGGGAAGAATGTCACAGGAGCTGGTATGGTCTCAGGTGGCTCAGAAGATCCTGTTGCTGGGAAGACACCTAACAGCGTTCATTCCTCAGAACGTTCTGGAGATAATGGCAGAAATGCAACAGCTCCCACTGCTGGGGATTCTCAAGAAGGTTCCAGTGTAACATTCGGGATCAGTAATGGAGAACTGAAGGCTTTTTCCTCTAGAAAGTGTCTTAAGGAGCGTGACCAAAATGAGTCTCCCTTTAGGAAGCTTTATGAGTCAATGAAGGTGGAGTTAGATGTGAAATCAGGAAAAGTCAATGTTCTTCAGAATCGCAGAAAATCAGGATCACAGAGTCATTGCACACCAGGAAAAGAAAGCACTGGTGCTTTACAGAGCAAGACTCTGGTCTCACTTAAATCCAGACCCAAATCGGGCCAAAGCCCCCAAATTAAGGCAGACCCTGCTTCAGGAGAACAAGGAAGTAGCCAGACTGAGGGGAAGAGGAGTGATGAGCCATTTCAGACGCCCAAGGAGACCAGGAGTCCCAGCAGCGTCTGCACAGAGATAGAGACGCTGCAAACCACGACCCCCGAACCATATTCACAACAAAGTCCCTCACGGAGTGGGCGGAGTGAAGACCTGAGTGTTGTCAATGGTGGTGCGTCCCTGAACCTAGATCAAAGTGAAGGCTCCAGGGCAGATATTAACACGTTTCGTCCTCGGAAGTTCTTACCTAGTATTCAAACGCCCGTTAAAGTTGAGAGTTTTGGAAATACACCAGAAAAACTTTGCCccggaaagaggaagaggaatccTACAAATGCTGACGATCTGACAACAGAAACAGAGATTCTGCATCAGACAATTTCAGCTCCATTGGTCCCTCAAGTTGAAAGGAAGATTCAAAGCGATTTTCTCAACAAGCCTGAGAAGCTGGGCATGGCAGCGGATCCGGTGAGCCCTGGGTTACCCGGTCTTAGCTCGGCTGATGGCAGCAGCTTCGGCGATTCCACGA ATAAGATGGATGGGGTGTCCCTGAAGAGGAGGCGGGTCTCCTTTGGTGGTCGCCTGAGACCTGAATTATTCGATGAAAACTTACCTCCTAACACACCTCTCAAAAGAGGAGAGACACCAAAGCAAAGAAGGTCTCTGGTCACCCACACGCCAACCGTCCTGAAGAAAATCATCAAG GAGCAGCCTCAGCCGTCAGGGAAAGAAGATTCTTCAGAAGTCTGTCTGCAGGCGACTGCGCAGGATGCGTTTGTGAGGCCTCCAGCTCCTAACGCTGCTCCCGCTTCTCCAGACGCGCCTGGCCAATGCCATAGCTTACCCAAGGCGTCTTCCATCTCCAGCGACAGCAAATCTCCACATCAGACAGATATTCCCAAGAGAGGACGGAGAAAAAGTAGCAACCTGCCCTCCAAGAGAGCTTCCGTGGATCGAAGCCAGCATGGCATCTTACAGATGATTTATTCCAagagaaggagtggcgcttctgAGGCCAATTTAGTTG TGGCAAAATCGTGGGCAGACGTGGTAAAACTTGGTACCAAGCAGACCCAGACCAGAGCTGTTCAACGTGGACCTCCACGACCCCTGAGCAAGAGGCAAAGAAGAACCAATAATACCCCGAAG AAGCTGACTGGCATCGTTCACAATCAATTTAGCACAGGCCACGCAAACTCTCCCTGTACCATAATAATAGGGAAAGCTCACATCGAGAAAGTGAACGGGCCAGCTCGGCCCTACAGGATGCTGAACAACTTCGTGGTCAACAAACCAATGGACTTTAGTGAAGATCTTTCAG GGCTGCCTGAGATGTTCAAGACTCCAGTGAAAGAGAAACCACAAAGGATGAGCCTGTGTCCCTCCACTTTTTCAAATTCAGAGGATTTGCTTGGAGAAGAGCTTCCAGTACCTCATTCAGGAGGAAAACCTCTGCTGTGTGCTTCAGAAAATTCTG GACAGAATGTGTCCCCCGGGACTCAAGATGCACCGAAAGAGCTGTCTGATCAAAGTTCTGCAAGCCCTGCCTTAAGACGCCagagtattaaaattaaaatagatgaaAGTATTACGAAAACTCCCAGGAACGTGTATAAAACAGCAGGTGCTGAGATGGAAACTCCAGTGTCTGAGGCAATGACACCAAAGACAACATCAAGTGCAAAGAAGTTGAGAAGGTCCATGGAGCTCAGAAGCTCACAGGCACCAGGTGTAGAGTGTAAAAACGAAGGCCCAAAACCTGACGCTCTTGAGAACGTCTTGGGAAGATGTCTGAGGAAAGCACCACAGCCAGAGCAGAAGCTGGAGGGAGACGCGAAGGAGAGCGAAGCGCGGACAGAGCACATGGGGTCAAAAGGGAATTCCAAACACACGGTAGCCGTGAGGGGACCAAGGAGAGCCTCAGAGCTGAGGTGTGAGGTAGCAGCAGACCTGACCGCCCTCGGGAGCTTGCAGGAGACACAGTCTGAGGAAGACCAGCTGGACATCCCAAGTCTCCTACAGACCCCAGCTCATGCCAAGGAAGCAGTGGATGCAGAGAACAGAGCCACAAAAATGCTCTGTAAATCTCCCAGATCAGGAACAGTCGGCACGCCCACCAGGACAAACACACAGCTCAAGACACCTGCCTGGAAAGCGGATGTAGAAGATGCCTCAGCCCTCGGAAAACTCACACAGACACCTGGGAAAACTATGCCCAGGCACAGAGAACCAGGTGATGATAAATGCATCAAATTGTTTCAGGAAACTCCAAAGCAGAAACCGGACCCTGCAGAAAATGTAGCTGGAAGTAAGAGGCGGCCAAGGACACCCAAGGGAAAGGCCCCACCCCTGGAAGACCTGGCTGGCTTCAAAGAGCTCTTCCAAACCCCAGATCATGCAAAGCAACCAATGACTGATGACACACCTACCACAATACCCTATAAATCTCCACCAGCAGAAGCAGTCAACATGCCAACAAGTAGCAAGAGATGCCTCCAGACACTTTCCCAGGAAGTGTATGTGCAGGAAAATGTCTCGGCTCTCAGGAagcccacacactcacacagagaaCCAGAGGGTGGTGACGGAGGCACTGCAGTGTCTCAGGAAGCTCCAGGAGGAAAGCTGGGCCCTGCAGAAAATGTAATTGGAAGCAAGAGGCGGCTAAGGACACCCAAGGAAAAGGCCCCACCCCTGGAAGACCTGGTTGGCTTCAAAGAGCTCTTCCAAACACCAAATCACACAGTAGAACCAATGAGTGCTGACAAAATCTTCAAAATGCTCTGCCAGTCTCCACAACTAGAACCAATCAGCACACCAAGTAGAAAGGGACGTCTCAAGACACCTTCCCAGAAAGTGGCTGTGCAGGAAGATGTCTCAGCTCTCAGGAagcccacacactcacacagagaaCCAGAGGGTGGTGACGGAGGCATTGTGGTGTCTCAGGAAGCTCCAGGAGAAAAACTCAACCCTGTAAAAGATGCAACTGGAAGCAAGAGGCAGCCAAGGACACCCAAGGAAAAGGCCTCACCCCTGGAAGACTTGGCTGGCTTCAAAGAGCTCTTCCAAACCCCACATCAAGCCAAGGAACCAGTGACTGAGGGCAGAACCCCCAAAATGCTCTGCCGATCTCCACCACCAGAACCAGTTGTCACATCAACCAGCATGACCAGACGTCTCAAGACACCTTCCCAGAGAGTGGCTGTGCAGGAAGACCCCTCAGCTCTCAGGAagcccacacactcacacagagaaCCAGAGGGTGATGACGGAGGCATTGCGGTGTCTCAGGAAGCTCCAGAAGAAAGGCTGGACCCTGCAGAAAATGTAATTGGAAGCAAGAGGCGGCTAAGGACACCCAAGGAAAAGGCCCCACCCCTGGAAGACCTGGCTGGCTTCAAAGAGCTCTTCCAAACCCCAGATCATGCCAAGGAACCAAGGGCTGTTGTCAAAACTCCCCAAACGCTCTGCATGTCCTCCCAACCACAGCTAATTGTCACACCTACCAATAGGAAGAGATGGCTCAAGACACCTCTGGGGAAAGCAGATGTAGAGACAGAGCTCTCAGCATGCAGAATGACACAGACACCAGGGGAAACTGGGCACTCAGAGGGAGAACCAGTAGATGATGATAAAAGCATCAAATTGTTTCAGGAAACTCCACATCAGAAACTGGACTCATCAGAAAATGTAAATGGAAGTAAGAGGCGGCCAAGGACACCCAAGGGAAAGGCCCCACCGCTGGAAGACCTGGCTGGCCTCAAAGAGCTCTTCCAAACCCCAGATCATGCCAAGGAACCAACGACTGATGACAGACCCACCAACATACCTCGTCAATCTCCACAACCAGAACCAGCCAACACACCAAGTAGAAAGGGACGTCTCAAGACACCTTCCCAGAAAGTGGATGTGCAGGAAGACGTCTCAGCTCTCAGGAAGCCTCAACAAACACCAGGGGaaaccacacactcacacagagaaCCAGAGGGTGCTGCCAGAGGCATTGCAGTGTCTCGGGAAGCTCCAGCAGAGAAACTGGACCCTGCAGAAAATGTAACTAGAAGCAAGAGGCGGCCGAGAACACCAAGGAAAACGGCCCCACCCCTGGAAGACCTGGCTGGCTTCAAAGAGCTCTTCCAAACCCCACATCAAGCCAAGGAACCAATGACTAAGGACAGAACCCCCAAAATGCTCTGCCGATCTCCACCACCAGAACCAGTTGTCACATCAACCAGCATGACCAGACATCTCAAGACACCTTCCCAGAGAGTGGCTGTGCAGGAAGACCTCTCAGCTCTCAGGAagcccacacactcacacagagaaCCAGAGGGTGGTGACGGAGGCATTGCGGTGTCTCAGGAAGCTCCAGAAGAAAGGCTGGACCCTGCAGAAAATGTAATTGGAAGCAAGAGGCGGCTAAGGACACCCAAGGAAAAGGCCCCGCCCCTGGAAGACCTGGCTGGCTTCAAAGAGCTCTTCCAAACCCCAGATCATGCAGAGGAACAAATGACTAATGAGAAAACCACCACAATACCCTATACATCTCCAGCAGTAGAACCAGTCACCAGGCGAACAGGTAGAAAGAGACGATTCAAGTCACCACCAGGGAAAGTGGATGCAGAAGAGCTCTCAGCGCCCAGGAAGCCCACACAGACACCAGGGGGAGCCAGGCATTCAGGCAGAGAACGAGCGGATGGTGATAAAAGCATCAAATTATCTAAGGAAACTCCAAAGCAGAAACTAGACTCAGCAGAAAATATAAACGGAAGCAAGAGGCCGCCAAGGACACCCAAGGAAAAGGTCCAATGTCTAGAAGACCTGGCTGGCTTCAAAGAGCTCTTCCAAACCCCAGATCATGCAGAGGAAAAAATGACTAATGAGAAAACCACCACAATACCCTATAAATCCCCAGCAGTAGAACCGGTCACCAGGCGAACAGGTAGAAAGAGACGGTTCAAGTCACCACCAGGGAAAGAGGATGCAGAAGAGCCCTCAGCGCCCAGGAAGCCCACACAGACACCAGGGGATACGCAGAGAGAGCCTGTATGTGATGAAAaagacagcaaagtgattaaggaAACTTCAAGGCAGAGACTCAACCCTGCAGAAAATGTAATTGGCATCAAGCGTCGGCTAAGAACATTTAAGGAAAAGACCCAACCCGTGGAAGACTCGTGCAGTTTCAAAGAGCTCTTCCAAAAGCCAGGTCAGGCCAAAGAACCGGTGAGTGACGTTAAAATCACTGCAGTGCCCTGCCAATCTCCGCCAGCCGGACCAGTCACTAGGCCAGCAAGTAGGAGGAGACGGCTCAAGTCACCACTGGGAAAAGTAGCCCTAGAAGAGCTCTCAGTACTCAGAGAGCCCATCCCAACAGCAGGGGAAACCATGCACAGAGAACCAGAAGGTGATGAGAACAATACCAAAGAGTTTAAGGAAACTTCAAGGCAGAACCCGGACTCAGCAGGAAATGTAATTTGTGTCAAGAGTCGGCGaagaacatttaaggaaaaatccCAACCCCTGGAAGATCCGGCCAGTTTCCAAGAGCTCTTCCAAAAGCCAGATCAGGCCAGTGAACTGGGAAACGATGCTTCTGCAGTTAAGAGAGCCCCAAAGCAAACAGCGGACAGAAGAAGACCTGTAGAAATATCCCGAAGAGTCCTCAGGGCCCCTAAAGTAAGGTTCATGGGAGACCTTGTGGGCAGCAGAGACCCTGTACAATCACCAGGTGAGAGCTGCATCTCCCCGTCCCCCAAGAGCAAACTGGGAGAAGATGCAAGGGTTGTGGGCAGGAAGAGGCTATGCCCCACGATGGCTGCACAGGACCCTGAGGAAGAGAAGCCCCTCCAGAAGAAGCAGAGGACAGCCCCCAGGGAGAGACGGGAGCCCCCCAAACCCTCGGGAGTGAAGAAGAGAAGTCTGAGGATTTTGGCACAAAGGACTAAACCTGTGGGAAACCTGCCCAACAATGACATGAAAACTAAAGCTACGGATCCACAAGGAGAAGACACTCCAAATAAG ggAATGTCCCTGCGTACCAGGCGCCCCACTAAAACGAATATAGAGGAGCAAAGACCTGGGTCTCTTATATCAGcaggaaagatgaaaataaagagaagtgAAAAGAAGTCCATGGAGACCTCCCAAGAGATGAAGCTACAAAGTCCAGAAGATGCAGCCGAGAATCCTACCTCTGGGGGCAAAGTTCAAGACAGAAGGAGGCCCTTGAGATCTGGGAAGCAGAATCAGAAGGCTTTGCCTGATGCAACAGAGGAGACAGCAAGGCAGGAAAGGGTGGAAATCCCCGTgaagaagcaggaagagaaagaagtaaCGGAATATTCAGACTTCAAGGGTTTGAGATCCAGGAAGATTACTCTCCGCCCTCGAGGAAACACTTCGGAGAGTGGATCCGAGCAGAGAGTAACCCGGGGTGCCAGGAGATGTGCCAATAGCCTCCAAAAG GAAAATGACAATGTGGGTGTCAAGAAAATAAGAACCAGAAGTCATCGCGACAGTGAAGATACATAG